Proteins from a genomic interval of Stigmatopora nigra isolate UIUO_SnigA chromosome 19, RoL_Snig_1.1, whole genome shotgun sequence:
- the LOC144212509 gene encoding rho GTPase-activating protein 26-like: MGLPALEFSDCYLDSPQFRERLKSHELELDKTSKFIKELIKDGKALILALKSLSTAKRKFADSLNEFKFQCIGDAETDDEICIAKSLQEFAAVLQNLEDERTRMIENANDVLIMPLERFRKEQISAAKEAKKKYDKETEKYCAVLEKHLSLSAKKKESHLHEADNQVDHVRQHFYEVSLEYVFKVQEVQERKMFDFVEPLLAFLQGLFTYYHHGYELAKDFNHFKTDLTISIQNTRNRFESTRSEVESLMRKMKENPHEHKSISHHTMEGYLYVQEKRSFVSSWVKYYCTYHREPKRVTMVLFDPKSGGKTGEEESFLLKSCTRRKTDSIEKRFCFDVEAVDRPGMITMQALSEEDRRLWMEAMDGREPVYNLNKDNQTDGMAQLDVIGFNVMKKFIYAVDTRGIDEQGLYRIVGVSSRVQKLLSLAMDPKTCADVELENQEWEIKTITSAIKHYLRVLPAPLMTYQYQRSFIKAAKLDNPEARVTEIHGLVHRLPEKNRQMLELLMKHLSNVASHHHQNLMTVANLGVVFGPTLLRPQEETVAAIMDIKFQNIVVEILIEHHERIFKESPNSVGGLTNSQVKQSRRSTESKVPSCIERPLTLFQTPTHSLKGEKRNSVVNAGVSEATALSSTNCNSSSSSSSSSSGGSQGLTPRHSLTSNDGEHETRHIRPSSLLNPKSRGSIPVCALSSSPNSPRSPSWPMFSAPSSPQPVSSASSDSSPISISGKRARALYACKAEHDSELSFIAGTIFDNVHASREPGWLEGTLDGRIGLIPQNYVEFL; this comes from the exons GTCTGTCTACAGCCAAGAGGAAATTCGCAGACTCTCTTAACGAATTTAAATTCCAGTGTATTGGGGATGCTGAGACGGATGATGAAATATGCATAG CCAAGTCTCTTCAGGAATTTGCAGCTGTTCTACAAAACCTGGAGGATGAGAGGACACGGATG ATTGAGAACGCCAACGATGTGCTTATTATGCCTCTGGAGAGGTTCAGGAAAGAGCAGATCAGTGCAGCCAAG GAAGCCAAGAAAAAGTATGACAAAGAGACagaaaagtactgcgcagtatTAGAGAAGCACCTCAGTCTTTCGGCAAAGAAGAAAGAATCGCATCTGCATGAG GCAGACAACCAGGTTGATCACGTACGGCAACATTTCTACGAGGTTTCTCTGGAGTATGTCTTCAAAGTGCAGGAGGTCCAAGAGAGGAAGATGTTTGATTTTGTGGAGCCT TTGCTGGCCTTCCTCCAGGGCCTCTTCACCTACTATCACCATGGCTACGAACTGGCAAAGGATTTTAACCACTTCAAGACAGATCTCACCATCAGCATACAAAAT ACGCGGAATCGTTTTGAGAGCACAAGATCTGAGGTGGAGAGTCTGATGAGGAAGATGAAGGAGAATCCGCATGAACACAAGAGTATCAGTCATCACACTATGGAAGGATACCTTTATGTTCAGGAAAAGC GCTCCTTTGTGTCAAGCTGGGTGAAGTACTACTGTACGTACCACAGGGAGCCCAAACGGGTCACTATGGTTCTATTTGATCCCAAATCCGGAGGAAAAACT GGTGAAGAGGAGAGCTTCCTCCTCAAGTCCTGCACAAGGAGAAAGACGGACTCCATTGAAAAAAGATTTTGCTTTGACGTAGAAGCCGTGGACAG GCCAGGAATGATCACCATGCAGGCTCTGTCAGAGGAAGATCGGAGGTTGTGGATGGAGGCCATGGATGGGAGAGAGCCG GTGTACAATCTCAACAAGGACAACCAGACAGATGGCA TGGCCCAGCTGGATGTGATCGGGTTCAACGTCATGAAAAAATTCATTTATGCAGTAGACACCAGAG GTATTGACGAGCAAGGCTTGTATAGAATCGTCGGCGTCAGCTCACGAGTGCAGAAACTTTTGAGCCTTGCCATGG ATCCCAAAACATGTGCTGATGTGGAGCTGGAAAACCAAGAGTGGGAAATTAAAACCATCACCAGTGCAATCAAACATTATCTCAG gGTGCTTCCTGCACCTCTCATGACATATCAGTATCAGAGGAGCTTCATCAAAGCAGCCA AGTTGGACAACCCCGAGGCAAGGGTGACAGAGATTCACGGTCTGGTGCATCGACTGCCTGAGAAGAACCGGCAGATGTTGGAACTACTCATGAAACATCTTTCCAA TGTGGCCAGTCACCATCACCAGAACCTGATGACTGTGGCCAACTTGGGTGTGGTTTTTGGGCCAACTTTACTTCGCCCACAGGAAGAGACGGTGGCGGCCATCATGGACATCAAATTCCAGAACATTGTAGTTGAAATCCTCATTGAACACCATGAGCGG ATATTCAAGGAGTCACCAAACTCTGTTGGAGGTTTAACCAACTCGCAGGTGAAGCAATCCAGGAGAAGCACAGAGAGTAAAGTTCCTTCTTGCATTGAAAGGCCTCTCACGCTCTTTCAGACGCCAACGCATTCCCTCAAGG GCGAGAAGAGGAACAGCGTCGTCAATGCAGGGGTGAGCGAGGCCACCGCGTTGTCCTCCACCAACTGCAAcagcagcagtagcagcagcagcagcagtagcggCGGAAGCCAAGGTCTGACGCCCAGACACAGTCTGACCAGCAACGATGGCGAGCACGAAACGCGGCACATCCGTCCTAGCTCACT GTTGAACCCCAAAAGCCGAGGCAGCATCCCTGTCTG TGCATTATCCTCCAGTCCAAACTCCCCACGGTCCCCATCCTGGCCCATGTTTTCGGCGCCGTCCAGCCCGCAGCCCGTTTCTTCGGCCTCCAGCGACTCGTCCCCAATCAG CATTTCTGGCAAGCGAGCTCGGGCGCTGTACGCGTGCAAAGCGGAGCACGACTCGGAGCTGTCTTTCATTGCCGGCACCATCTTTGACAATG TTCATGCTTCCAGAGAGCCAGGTTGGCTGGAAGGCACATTGGACGGTCGAATAGGACTCATTCCTCAGAACTATGTGGAATTTCTATAG